A section of the Ornithinimicrobium sufpigmenti genome encodes:
- the cydB gene encoding cytochrome d ubiquinol oxidase subunit II, giving the protein MDLPTLWFALIVLCWVLFFVLEGFDFGVGILTPVVGRDSHQRGAALTTIGPVWDGNEVWLVAAIGATFAAFPDWYAALLSGLYLPMVIILLALAGRGVALEFRGKKDDPIWRRRCERILAACSLLCAAAFGGMLGVLPGGLAIGADGEVAVGAGGALARTLGVVAQPGALVGAGAGVAAACLLGATYLALRTTGPVRERARMIVPPLAAVLVALVALGGVTGVVGWLAAMVVIASLLLVTLTARYRREGWAFGICSVLVAAVVVVVFTASLPVLMPSTLDPAWSLTLPGAAASDTALGTITAAGVVILPGVLAYQAFAYWVFRRRVSSERVVT; this is encoded by the coding sequence ATGGATCTGCCCACCCTGTGGTTCGCGCTGATAGTGCTGTGCTGGGTGCTGTTCTTCGTGCTGGAAGGCTTCGACTTCGGTGTCGGGATACTCACCCCTGTCGTGGGCCGAGACTCCCATCAACGCGGCGCTGCCCTGACCACGATCGGCCCAGTCTGGGACGGCAACGAGGTCTGGCTGGTCGCTGCCATCGGTGCCACCTTTGCCGCGTTCCCCGACTGGTACGCGGCATTGCTGTCGGGCCTGTACCTGCCGATGGTGATCATCCTGCTGGCCCTGGCCGGGCGCGGGGTCGCCCTGGAGTTCCGGGGAAAGAAGGACGACCCCATCTGGCGGCGCCGGTGCGAGAGGATCCTGGCCGCCTGCTCACTACTGTGCGCGGCCGCCTTCGGGGGCATGCTCGGCGTTCTGCCCGGTGGACTGGCAATCGGAGCAGATGGCGAGGTCGCGGTCGGCGCGGGAGGCGCACTAGCCCGCACCTTGGGGGTAGTGGCCCAGCCTGGGGCACTGGTAGGAGCTGGGGCCGGGGTGGCGGCTGCCTGCCTGCTGGGCGCAACCTACCTGGCGCTGCGCACCACCGGGCCCGTTCGTGAGCGGGCCCGAATGATCGTGCCCCCACTGGCAGCGGTACTTGTCGCGCTGGTGGCCCTGGGGGGAGTGACCGGGGTGGTCGGTTGGCTGGCGGCCATGGTGGTGATCGCGTCGCTTCTGCTGGTCACGCTCACCGCCCGGTACCGGCGTGAGGGCTGGGCCTTTGGTATCTGCAGCGTCCTGGTCGCGGCCGTGGTGGTGGTCGTCTTCACCGCCTCCCTGCCGGTGCTCATGCCCAGCACACTGGACCCGGCGTGGTCGCTGACCCTGCCGGGGGCCGCGGCCAGCGACACCGCGCTGGGCACCATCACGGCTGCAGGTGTGGTCATCCTGCCCGGGGTGCTGGCCTATCAGGCCTTCGCCTACTGGGTCTTCCGGCGTCGGGTGAGCAGCGAGCGGGTGGTGACATGA
- the cydC gene encoding thiol reductant ABC exporter subunit CydC, protein MSRGPLDTRLLRLSRPAADPIGVLTVLSLLSAALPVATALAAAHLVVQVLTASAEATGSALVLLGACLALRVLIDWLQPLVAHAASCRVIADVRRRALDRVEQRGPAWLASIGAGPDPVDVGTLISTGLDPLRSWFSGYLPSVVVAAVLPAGVLTAMALIDGPSALVVLLTLPLVPIFAALLGWATQRQAQRQYETGGRLAGYFLDVVRGLPTLRLVNRAERQTGAVREVSEQYRGATMKVLTVAFLSSTALDLVASLSVGLVAVEAGVRLAQDQMGLWPALAVILLAPEAYRPLREAGAQFHDSAQASAVADQLEQLDGEDRSPDGPRPRPVVGHRAGPSPSNPVQQGRQAGHQAPVLLRARGLVVHYPGRRTRALDLPELELRRGELLAVTGPSGGGKSTLLRVLARTQDTRSGQVHVVTSTGDEPAVEYVPQRPTLPQARTVAQALLQAPGEVVGDQDLIEALGVVGLRAEDLSQGLSTPLGDDGQGLSAGQLQRIALARALRVAKEHLDRQRDIILLLDEPTAHLDPVAERNIVHELAQLAHRGGTILAAAHRAALIRAASRVIDLQHSAPTVEEPAAHHGQTAGTPAEQQDSSPSPVTHRIRGWWSRRSVQARYVISAALGAGSLLAGVALTAAASWMIVRAADQPPILTLSLAAVAVRACAIARPLLRYLERLTAHDTGLSHLAQWRSGVVADLIPRVPGPLTPRRGALLSRVVDDVDVRLSGLIRGRLPLASATIALLIIALATYWLLPQAVLPLAGGLLVSAVLAPLVAAWTAHRSETPRVQARSNLLEAVVETLEGAEELHGQRGAHLRAAVTTRAAQLDAAEQRAAHAHGLSAGLAQVGLAATILATAAVAATAWRDGQISAEVVGVLILAALTLGEATLAISPAVRAIVLGRCARDRLTALRSVPPAATDPDNPRTLATAVPLAVDLEAVRAGWDPAKPALRDLDLHLEPGQAVLVHGNSGAGKSTLAALLLGLLDPVAGTVTLGGLRTTQLDGQTVRERVALAGQYDHIFATTLRENLRLAQPHATDNALTNVLAQVQLGDWFTSLEHGLDTWLDSGGRVMSGGERRRLTIARALLRDSDVLVLDEPTEGLDQDTAEALMHKLLADAVARQRTIIVLTHLDAGMEIITDRQQLSNGQLSRLSRHRSPLATAPLPTP, encoded by the coding sequence ATGAGCCGCGGCCCGCTGGATACGAGGCTGCTTCGGCTCTCGCGTCCCGCCGCCGACCCGATCGGTGTCCTGACGGTGCTCTCCTTGCTGTCCGCGGCGCTGCCCGTCGCCACCGCGCTGGCTGCTGCCCACCTCGTCGTGCAGGTGCTGACCGCAAGCGCCGAGGCGACGGGCTCCGCGCTCGTGCTGCTCGGTGCCTGCCTGGCCCTGCGGGTGCTGATCGACTGGCTGCAGCCACTGGTGGCACACGCCGCGTCCTGTCGAGTGATCGCAGACGTGCGGCGCCGTGCCCTGGACCGGGTTGAACAGCGCGGCCCAGCCTGGTTGGCCAGCATCGGTGCCGGCCCCGACCCAGTTGATGTGGGCACGCTGATATCGACCGGGCTGGATCCGTTGCGGTCCTGGTTCTCCGGGTACCTGCCCTCGGTGGTGGTGGCCGCGGTTCTTCCTGCCGGGGTGCTGACCGCCATGGCCCTCATCGACGGTCCCTCGGCGCTCGTCGTGCTGCTCACCTTGCCCCTGGTGCCGATCTTCGCCGCACTCCTCGGGTGGGCCACCCAGCGCCAGGCGCAGCGTCAGTACGAGACCGGCGGGCGGCTGGCCGGCTACTTCTTGGACGTGGTCCGGGGCCTGCCCACCCTGCGACTGGTCAACCGGGCCGAGCGACAGACCGGTGCCGTGCGCGAGGTCTCCGAGCAGTATCGGGGCGCCACCATGAAAGTCCTCACGGTGGCCTTCCTGTCCTCCACCGCACTGGACCTGGTCGCCAGCCTCTCCGTGGGCCTGGTCGCTGTGGAGGCCGGCGTGCGGCTGGCCCAAGACCAGATGGGCCTATGGCCGGCCCTGGCCGTCATCCTGCTCGCCCCCGAGGCCTACCGGCCGCTGCGCGAGGCGGGGGCCCAGTTCCACGACAGCGCCCAAGCAAGTGCGGTGGCTGACCAGCTCGAGCAACTGGACGGCGAGGACCGATCACCTGACGGCCCCCGCCCCCGACCGGTGGTCGGTCACCGCGCTGGCCCCAGTCCGTCGAACCCGGTCCAGCAGGGCCGCCAGGCGGGGCACCAGGCTCCGGTGCTGCTGCGCGCCCGGGGCCTGGTGGTCCACTACCCGGGCCGGCGGACACGTGCCCTGGACCTGCCCGAGCTGGAGCTGCGCCGTGGTGAGCTGCTCGCGGTGACCGGGCCCTCCGGTGGCGGCAAGTCCACCTTGCTGCGGGTCCTGGCCCGAACCCAGGACACCCGCAGCGGGCAGGTCCACGTGGTGACCAGCACCGGGGACGAACCGGCGGTGGAGTACGTTCCGCAACGCCCCACCCTGCCCCAGGCCCGCACCGTGGCTCAGGCACTGCTGCAAGCACCGGGCGAGGTGGTCGGCGACCAGGACCTCATCGAGGCATTAGGCGTTGTCGGGCTCCGGGCTGAGGACCTGTCCCAGGGGCTCAGCACCCCGTTGGGAGACGACGGCCAGGGCCTTTCGGCCGGCCAGCTTCAGCGCATCGCTCTGGCCCGTGCGCTGCGGGTGGCCAAGGAGCACCTGGACCGCCAGCGCGACATCATCCTCCTGCTGGACGAGCCCACCGCTCACCTGGACCCGGTGGCCGAACGCAACATCGTCCACGAGCTCGCACAGCTTGCCCACCGCGGTGGCACGATCCTGGCCGCTGCCCACCGAGCTGCGCTGATCCGCGCGGCCTCGCGGGTCATCGACCTGCAACACTCCGCACCCACCGTGGAGGAGCCAGCCGCTCATCACGGCCAGACAGCCGGCACGCCCGCCGAGCAGCAGGACAGCAGTCCGTCACCGGTGACCCACCGTATCCGCGGCTGGTGGTCTCGCCGCTCAGTCCAGGCCCGGTACGTCATCTCAGCAGCCCTGGGGGCCGGCTCTCTGCTGGCCGGGGTGGCCCTGACCGCAGCTGCCAGTTGGATGATCGTGCGGGCAGCGGACCAGCCACCGATCCTGACCCTGTCGCTGGCCGCCGTGGCGGTGCGGGCCTGCGCGATCGCCCGACCACTGCTGCGCTACCTGGAACGGCTCACCGCGCACGACACCGGCCTGAGCCACCTGGCCCAATGGCGCTCGGGGGTCGTGGCAGATCTGATTCCCCGCGTGCCAGGGCCACTGACCCCCCGGCGGGGGGCACTGCTGAGCCGGGTGGTCGATGACGTCGACGTGCGGCTATCGGGGCTGATCCGCGGCCGTCTACCGCTGGCCTCGGCCACCATCGCCCTCCTGATCATCGCCCTGGCAACGTACTGGCTGCTCCCGCAGGCGGTCCTGCCGCTGGCCGGTGGCCTGCTGGTCAGTGCCGTGCTGGCACCACTGGTCGCGGCCTGGACGGCCCACCGCAGCGAGACCCCCCGCGTGCAGGCCCGCTCCAACCTCCTCGAGGCCGTGGTCGAAACCCTGGAAGGCGCTGAGGAGCTCCACGGACAGCGCGGCGCACACCTCCGTGCTGCCGTGACCACCCGCGCAGCACAGCTGGACGCAGCCGAACAGCGCGCGGCCCACGCCCACGGTCTATCAGCCGGCCTCGCTCAAGTCGGGCTCGCGGCCACCATCCTCGCCACGGCAGCGGTGGCCGCCACCGCCTGGCGAGACGGACAGATCAGCGCCGAGGTCGTGGGCGTGCTCATCCTGGCAGCACTCACCCTGGGTGAAGCGACATTGGCTATCTCCCCGGCCGTCCGGGCGATCGTCCTGGGCCGGTGCGCCCGCGACCGGCTGACCGCCCTACGCTCCGTCCCGCCAGCCGCCACGGACCCCGACAACCCCCGGACGCTGGCCACCGCCGTTCCACTAGCGGTCGACCTCGAGGCGGTGCGCGCCGGCTGGGACCCGGCAAAGCCCGCACTGCGCGACCTGGACCTGCACCTAGAACCGGGCCAGGCGGTGCTCGTCCACGGCAACTCAGGGGCAGGCAAGTCGACCCTGGCCGCCCTTCTGCTCGGGCTGCTGGACCCGGTCGCGGGCACGGTCACGCTCGGCGGCCTACGCACCACACAGCTCGATGGCCAGACCGTGCGTGAGCGGGTGGCCCTGGCCGGGCAGTACGACCACATCTTCGCCACCACCCTTCGAGAGAACCTTCGCCTGGCACAGCCGCACGCCACCGACAACGCACTGACGAACGTGCTCGCCCAGGTCCAGCTGGGTGACTGGTTCACCTCCCTGGAACACGGCTTGGACACCTGGCTGGACTCTGGCGGACGAGTGATGTCCGGCGGCGAACGAAGACGCCTCACCATCGCCCGGGCGCTGCTGCGCGACTCAGATGTCCTCGTCCTTGACGAACCCACCGAAGGCCTGGACCAGGACACCGCGGAGGCACTGATGCACAAACTGCTCGCCGACGCCGTCGCCCGACAACGAACCATCATCGTGCTGACCCACCTGGATGCGGGAATGGAGATAATCACCGACCGCCAGCAGCTATCCAACGGCCAGCTCAGCCGGTTGAGTAGGCATCGGTCCCCGCTGGCGACCGCACCGCTCCCCACCCCCTAG
- a CDS encoding M56 family metallopeptidase, with product MAGLLLGLLAIVLSGPLPSALSRSRWPERVPRAALVLWQAVALAAVLAAIGSVLATPEELLRHLSGHAEIELRAGVVVAAGIAVVLAATIVLRLAVVVIRLGLGTRRRRQRQRDMLDLLHTASSADLHLHVLSGDVPLAYCVPGRQPKVVVSAATLNLLSPEQTAAVVAHERAHLRARHDLVLEAFSALHVAFPRFVRSKAALDAVNQLLEMLADDDAARRVGPARLHQALEKLSHTAGTEGVVVRSQRLQSCLTPTEQVSSRLVSTLAYIGAVAVLAVPTITVVTPWLTGALAAAGFLI from the coding sequence GTGGCCGGGTTGCTGCTCGGCCTGCTGGCGATCGTCCTGTCCGGGCCGCTGCCCAGCGCACTGTCCCGCAGCCGGTGGCCCGAGCGGGTTCCACGCGCTGCGCTGGTGCTGTGGCAAGCGGTCGCTCTGGCGGCCGTCCTGGCCGCGATCGGTAGCGTGCTGGCCACCCCCGAGGAGCTGTTGCGGCACCTGAGCGGGCACGCCGAGATCGAACTGCGGGCCGGCGTCGTGGTCGCAGCGGGCATCGCTGTGGTGCTCGCCGCCACCATCGTGCTGCGGCTCGCGGTCGTGGTCATCAGGCTAGGGCTGGGAACCAGGCGCCGGCGCCAGCGCCAGCGCGACATGCTCGACCTGCTCCACACGGCCAGCTCGGCTGATCTTCACCTGCATGTGCTGTCCGGGGACGTGCCGCTGGCCTACTGCGTGCCTGGGCGCCAGCCGAAAGTAGTGGTCAGCGCGGCCACACTGAACCTGCTCTCACCGGAGCAAACCGCTGCTGTCGTGGCCCATGAGCGCGCCCACCTGCGGGCCCGCCACGATCTGGTACTCGAGGCGTTCAGCGCCCTGCACGTGGCCTTCCCACGGTTTGTCCGAAGCAAAGCCGCACTGGATGCGGTGAACCAGCTGTTGGAGATGCTCGCCGATGATGACGCCGCTCGACGAGTTGGCCCTGCTCGGTTGCACCAGGCACTGGAGAAGTTGTCGCACACCGCCGGCACCGAGGGGGTGGTGGTGCGTAGCCAGCGACTGCAGTCTTGCCTAACACCGACCGAGCAGGTTTCTTCCCGGCTGGTGAGCACGCTGGCCTACATTGGGGCGGTGGCGGTCCTGGCGGTACCGACCATCACGGTGGTCACTCCGTGGTTGACCGGCGCACTGGCCGCCGCGGGGTTCCTTATCTGA
- a CDS encoding cytochrome ubiquinol oxidase subunit I yields the protein MDIETVDITRLQFAVVTIYHYFFVPLSIALAVTTAGLQTAWLRTGRQAYRDMTMLVGKLLMATFVVGVVTGLVQEFQFGLSWSAFARFYGDVFGPTLAIEGMLAFFLEATFLGLWFFGWDRLPKKVHLATIWIVAVGTAISAFVILAANSFMQNPVAYTINPETGRAELGNFVDLLLNEVNLAAFPHTMAGAAMVGGALLLAIGARRAWGKSADRAHRDHASWRVLARLGAWITLVGGAAVAVSGDVLGKVITKVQPMKMAAAEALYTTQTGAPFSIFAIGAPGSPEPFFSIDIPYLLSILAAGDPNATVQGLAELQSQYTELYGPGDYMPWIPVAYWSFRLMIGFGVLAAVIALLVLAKTRRQRELDPTSLLGRWTLRLLPLVPLMPMAANTFGWIFTETARQPWLVFGLFRTQDGVSPGLTPTEAVLSLIGFAAVYGVLAVVWLRLVGHLARLDLSAPPDHLDESDPPPDPAGTSGSAGRHPSPAPTAPSY from the coding sequence ATGGATATCGAGACGGTGGACATCACGCGGCTGCAGTTCGCGGTGGTGACCATCTACCACTACTTCTTCGTGCCGCTCTCGATCGCGCTGGCGGTCACGACGGCTGGGCTGCAGACTGCCTGGTTGCGTACCGGGCGGCAGGCCTACCGCGATATGACGATGCTGGTCGGCAAGCTGTTGATGGCCACCTTCGTCGTCGGCGTGGTAACCGGACTGGTCCAGGAGTTCCAGTTCGGCTTGTCGTGGAGCGCTTTTGCCCGGTTCTACGGCGACGTGTTCGGTCCGACGCTGGCCATCGAGGGGATGCTCGCCTTCTTCCTGGAGGCGACCTTCCTCGGGCTGTGGTTCTTCGGCTGGGACCGCCTGCCGAAGAAGGTGCACCTGGCCACCATCTGGATCGTCGCGGTAGGCACTGCGATCTCCGCGTTCGTCATCTTGGCGGCCAACTCCTTCATGCAAAACCCGGTGGCCTACACGATCAATCCCGAAACGGGGCGCGCCGAGCTGGGCAACTTCGTCGATCTGCTGCTCAACGAGGTGAACTTGGCGGCGTTTCCCCACACGATGGCCGGGGCGGCGATGGTCGGTGGGGCGTTGCTGCTGGCCATCGGGGCACGGCGGGCCTGGGGCAAGAGCGCCGACAGGGCGCACCGCGATCACGCCTCGTGGCGGGTGCTGGCCCGGTTGGGGGCATGGATCACCCTGGTGGGAGGGGCCGCGGTAGCGGTGAGCGGCGACGTGCTGGGCAAGGTGATCACCAAGGTGCAGCCGATGAAGATGGCAGCCGCAGAGGCGCTGTACACCACTCAAACCGGGGCACCGTTCTCGATATTCGCCATCGGTGCTCCCGGTTCACCCGAGCCGTTCTTCTCCATCGACATCCCCTACCTGCTCTCCATCCTGGCGGCCGGTGACCCCAACGCGACGGTGCAGGGCCTTGCCGAGCTGCAAAGTCAGTACACCGAGCTGTACGGGCCCGGGGACTACATGCCGTGGATACCGGTGGCCTACTGGAGCTTCCGCCTGATGATCGGCTTCGGGGTACTGGCTGCAGTGATCGCCCTGCTGGTCCTGGCCAAGACCCGGCGCCAACGCGAGCTCGATCCAACCTCACTCCTGGGACGCTGGACCTTACGCTTGCTGCCGCTGGTACCGCTGATGCCGATGGCCGCCAACACCTTCGGCTGGATCTTCACCGAGACCGCCCGTCAGCCCTGGTTGGTCTTTGGCCTGTTCCGCACCCAGGATGGCGTCTCCCCGGGCCTGACCCCCACCGAAGCAGTCCTGTCCTTGATCGGCTTCGCCGCGGTATACGGAGTGCTCGCTGTGGTGTGGCTGCGCCTGGTGGGTCATCTCGCGCGATTGGACCTCTCCGCGCCACCCGATCACCTCGACGAGAGCGACCCACCGCCGGATCCAGCGGGGACTTCGGGCTCGGCGGGGCGACACCCCAGCCCCGCACCGACCGCGCCCAGCTACTGA
- a CDS encoding BlaI/MecI/CopY family transcriptional regulator, translated as MAMGELEKAVMAELWAADAPRTVREVHASLSSQRSLAYTTVMTVLGRLAKKGVVHQERHGRAYRYSPVRNREEMTAELMLDAMRTSSDLGNREAALQHFVGQVSPREAEVIRAALSRAPADPHS; from the coding sequence ATGGCGATGGGTGAGCTGGAGAAGGCCGTGATGGCCGAGTTGTGGGCTGCAGATGCGCCGCGCACCGTGCGTGAAGTTCATGCCAGCCTCAGCTCGCAGCGGTCGCTGGCGTACACGACCGTGATGACGGTGCTCGGGCGCCTGGCCAAGAAGGGCGTGGTTCACCAGGAACGCCACGGGCGCGCCTACCGGTACTCACCGGTGCGCAACCGCGAGGAGATGACTGCCGAACTGATGCTGGACGCGATGCGCACCAGCAGTGACCTGGGCAACAGGGAGGCCGCGCTGCAGCATTTCGTCGGGCAGGTGAGCCCCCGAGAGGCCGAAGTCATTCGCGCCGCGCTGTCCCGCGCACCGGCCGACCCCCACTCTTAG